A region from the Nostoc sp. HK-01 genome encodes:
- a CDS encoding heat-inducible transcription repressor HrcA → MEVQLTNRQQHILWATVRHYIATAEPVGSKVLVEEYDLGVSSATIRNVMSALEKSGLLYQPHTSAGRIPSDSGYRIYVDQLIAPSLRDTTRTETLAKEVELSLQQRLQWEDWSLEALIHGAAQILATLSGCISLITMPQTSTALVRHLQLLQIEAGRIMLILVTDGYETHSKVMDLPPVKEDAQLDSEVIDRGLQIVSNFLNSHLRGRSLLEIANLDWSQLDQEFQRYGEFLKSAIAELSRRTQAPNTTQIMVRGVAEVLRQPEFSQLQQVKTIMQLLEEEQDKLWQLICDEAEIEDNSKSRVTVRIGAENPLEPIRTCSLISSTYRRGSVPIGSVGVLGPTRLDYESAIAVVAAAADYLSEAFS, encoded by the coding sequence ATGGAAGTCCAGTTGACAAATCGACAACAGCACATACTTTGGGCAACAGTACGTCACTACATTGCTACAGCAGAACCTGTTGGATCAAAGGTTTTAGTTGAAGAGTATGACCTAGGTGTAAGCTCGGCCACCATTCGGAATGTGATGAGTGCATTAGAAAAATCTGGGCTACTTTATCAACCACACACCTCAGCCGGAAGAATCCCTTCTGACTCAGGCTACCGCATCTATGTTGACCAGTTAATTGCACCTTCTCTACGAGACACTACGCGAACAGAAACTTTAGCTAAAGAAGTAGAATTGTCACTCCAACAACGGCTGCAATGGGAAGATTGGAGTTTAGAAGCCTTGATCCACGGAGCCGCGCAGATTTTAGCCACATTGAGTGGTTGTATCAGCTTAATTACTATGCCACAAACTTCAACAGCCTTAGTCAGGCATTTGCAATTGCTGCAAATTGAAGCTGGTAGAATTATGCTGATTTTAGTCACAGATGGCTATGAAACTCATTCTAAAGTAATGGATTTGCCGCCTGTAAAAGAAGATGCTCAACTTGATTCTGAAGTAATTGATCGTGGGTTGCAGATTGTTTCTAACTTTTTAAATAGCCACTTACGAGGGCGGAGTTTACTAGAAATAGCTAACCTAGATTGGAGCCAATTAGATCAAGAATTTCAACGTTATGGAGAATTTCTGAAAAGTGCGATTGCGGAATTAAGTCGCCGCACTCAAGCACCAAATACGACACAAATTATGGTGCGGGGTGTAGCAGAAGTTCTGCGTCAACCAGAATTTTCCCAATTGCAGCAAGTCAAAACGATTATGCAATTGTTAGAAGAAGAACAAGATAAACTATGGCAATTAATTTGTGATGAAGCAGAAATAGAAGACAATAGTAAATCTAGAGTGACAGTGCGAATTGGAGCAGAAAATCCACTAGAGCCGATACGTACTTGTAGTTTAATTTCTTCTACCTACCGCCGAGGTTCTGTACCTATAGGTAGCGTGGGAGTTTTAGGGCCAACCCGCCTAGATTACGAAAGTGCGATCGCAGTAGTAGCCGCCGCCGCCGATTACCTCTCAGAAGCTTTTAGCTAA
- a CDS encoding putative TPR domain protein, translating into MIKIVGLLMTGFWLFMLYDCIRNEPKQRLWLWILILVNFPGAIAYFFTRWISRSNVPLPNYLSYWKSSHKLWTAATQPRSIGKVNIGDFGRFYQAETTSKQDLKSTDDNLQTLWNAAVIDIENQELASAQQYLQTILKIDPDYQYGDASLIYGETLFALQEFAAAKQHLENHIQHWSHPQAYITLAKILYQQGDVETARNYLETIIVKVKESSYYHYKRKQVISKAEKLLKTIKR; encoded by the coding sequence ATGATCAAAATTGTGGGATTGTTAATGACCGGATTTTGGTTGTTCATGCTTTATGACTGTATTCGCAACGAACCGAAGCAGCGATTATGGCTGTGGATTTTGATTCTGGTTAACTTTCCGGGTGCGATCGCTTACTTTTTCACGCGCTGGATATCACGAAGTAATGTCCCACTTCCTAATTATTTGAGTTACTGGAAAAGTAGCCACAAACTGTGGACAGCAGCAACACAACCAAGAAGTATAGGCAAAGTTAACATTGGCGATTTTGGAAGATTTTATCAAGCAGAAACAACCTCTAAACAAGATTTAAAAAGCACAGATGATAATCTGCAAACCCTTTGGAATGCAGCAGTTATTGATATTGAAAATCAAGAACTTGCTTCTGCTCAACAGTATTTACAAACTATATTAAAAATAGACCCAGATTATCAATATGGTGACGCTTCTTTAATTTATGGCGAAACACTGTTTGCTTTACAAGAATTTGCAGCCGCTAAACAACATTTGGAAAATCACATCCAACATTGGAGTCATCCACAAGCTTATATAACATTGGCTAAGATTCTCTATCAACAGGGTGATGTGGAGACTGCACGTAATTATTTGGAAACTATTATTGTTAAAGTTAAAGAATCTTCTTACTACCACTACAAACGTAAACAGGTTATAAGTAAGGCCGAGAAGCTATTAAAAACTATAAAACGTTAA
- a CDS encoding rhodanese-like protein gives MTDKSFGQPMTQISVEELAERLAAGDANIQLVDVREPQELAIASLPGFVNLPLSEFANWNQQIFAMLNLEAETLVLCHHGVRSAQMCQWLVAQGFTNVKNISGGIAAYSQLIDPTIPQY, from the coding sequence ATGACAGATAAATCCTTTGGTCAACCCATGACTCAGATTAGTGTTGAGGAATTAGCAGAACGTTTAGCTGCTGGTGATGCAAATATTCAGTTAGTAGATGTGCGTGAACCCCAAGAATTAGCGATCGCTAGTCTTCCAGGGTTTGTTAACTTACCATTGAGTGAATTTGCTAACTGGAACCAACAAATTTTCGCTATGTTAAATCTGGAAGCGGAAACTCTGGTACTGTGCCATCATGGCGTTCGTTCTGCTCAGATGTGTCAGTGGTTAGTGGCTCAAGGGTTTACCAATGTTAAAAATATTTCTGGTGGTATTGCTGCCTATTCTCAACTAATTGACCCAACAATTCCGCAATATTAG